From a single Photobacterium gaetbulicola Gung47 genomic region:
- a CDS encoding putative AraC family transcriptional regulator (COG2207) produces MKQCYLLRTSHVQPFIKEMIDIGMPLSSMLHKCKIEEHWLSNPNQLINEPSVWQLLHIPYAREGVVDFGFQVTQRNALTSYGEFGRSLTASSTVYEAIQKFISSMPKQTNAPTFRIQGDKNDLWFIREGIKGLSEGCEQVEQHVIGLMIQTVRLGAGDTWVPPKVRMQTKKLIQGVGRSFLGESDITLGHIHTAIAIPKKILLQPISYTYDFIKTEVNERIIPTEPSMMIHDLMKYGHGSTRFELKACAQQLGVHPRWLQRNLRENNTSFREIATKYRMELAKAHLTDASISITEVALELGYSDQANFWRAFIKYTGVSPTEYRKFIEQS; encoded by the coding sequence ATGAAACAATGCTATTTGTTAAGAACGAGTCACGTTCAGCCGTTTATAAAGGAGATGATCGATATCGGCATGCCTCTTTCTAGCATGCTACATAAGTGTAAAATCGAGGAACATTGGCTCAGCAATCCTAATCAACTCATCAATGAACCCTCGGTCTGGCAATTACTCCATATACCTTATGCGCGAGAGGGTGTCGTCGACTTCGGATTCCAAGTTACACAGAGAAATGCACTAACAAGCTATGGGGAATTTGGCCGCTCTCTAACCGCTTCTTCAACTGTTTATGAGGCAATACAAAAGTTTATTAGCAGTATGCCAAAGCAGACCAATGCACCGACTTTTAGGATTCAAGGTGATAAAAACGATTTGTGGTTTATAAGGGAAGGGATCAAAGGGTTATCAGAAGGCTGTGAACAAGTTGAGCAACATGTTATCGGTTTGATGATACAAACCGTACGTTTGGGTGCTGGTGATACATGGGTTCCACCCAAAGTAAGAATGCAAACAAAAAAATTAATCCAAGGAGTAGGACGCTCTTTTCTTGGAGAAAGTGATATTACTCTGGGCCATATACATACCGCTATTGCTATACCCAAAAAGATCCTACTGCAACCAATCAGCTATACATATGATTTTATAAAGACAGAGGTAAATGAGCGAATCATTCCTACCGAACCGTCTATGATGATCCATGATTTAATGAAATATGGGCATGGGTCTACAAGATTTGAGTTGAAAGCTTGCGCTCAGCAGTTAGGGGTTCATCCAAGATGGCTCCAGCGTAACTTAAGAGAAAACAATACCAGTTTTCGAGAAATCGCGACAAAATATAGAATGGAGTTGGCTAAAGCTCACCTGACCGATGCCAGCATCAGTATAACTGAGGTAGCACTTGAGCTGGGGTACTCTGACCAAGCTAACTTCTGGCGTGCTTTCATAAAATATACTGGCGTTAGTCCAACAGAATACAGAAAGTTTATTGAGCAGAGTTAA
- a CDS encoding amidohydrolase (COG1228), translating into MKYVFLASALTLTASVTFANDEAPLPQTIFANVDIFNGTENKLYENHYVLVEGNKIKTISPSEITARNDAKIIDGSGKTLTPGFIENHAHLMLMGPSLPAMEAGSTWEDFAIHATRMAEMYLMQGFTTVRDAGGANGGLRRAIDAGDIIGPRYYPSGAFLSTRGGHADFANFSAPVGTESNFGRLNLAQEVDSVAEVKKYGRNNFRMGATQLKYMQSGGVVSAFDPWQLLAGSPEELAAAVAVAESYGSYVMAHSYRKEAILGALEAGVKSIEHGFAFDCEIAEIMNEKGAYITTNLTAFDPGLMDIPSIKNVPSSYRKAKSASETFKGYIPNMKKCPVKRGFQTDCVGSVDDCNIQIAYEKKLNHDFFGPFESMKTLTSIGGEISTLTGDFTNPYPEAKLGVIEEGAYADILLLDGNPLEDFSVVGTGDKWFGADKRPDSPETIKLIMKDGVIYKNTL; encoded by the coding sequence ATGAAATATGTTTTTCTGGCGTCAGCGCTGACTCTTACTGCATCTGTGACTTTCGCAAATGATGAGGCGCCATTACCTCAGACCATATTTGCTAACGTTGACATTTTTAATGGAACAGAAAATAAACTTTATGAAAATCATTACGTTCTTGTTGAGGGGAATAAGATAAAAACAATCTCACCTTCAGAGATTACAGCCCGTAATGATGCAAAAATCATTGATGGTTCAGGAAAAACGTTAACTCCAGGATTCATTGAGAACCATGCACACTTAATGCTTATGGGCCCCAGTTTACCGGCAATGGAAGCTGGATCCACATGGGAAGATTTTGCAATTCACGCAACAAGAATGGCCGAAATGTATTTGATGCAGGGATTCACCACGGTTCGCGATGCTGGTGGAGCCAACGGTGGATTGAGACGTGCCATTGATGCGGGAGACATTATTGGCCCCAGATATTACCCATCTGGGGCCTTTTTAAGTACTCGTGGTGGGCATGCAGATTTTGCTAACTTTTCCGCCCCCGTTGGAACGGAGTCCAACTTTGGACGATTAAATCTTGCTCAAGAAGTCGATAGTGTCGCTGAGGTGAAAAAGTATGGTCGGAACAATTTCCGAATGGGTGCGACACAACTGAAATACATGCAGTCAGGCGGTGTTGTTTCAGCTTTTGACCCTTGGCAGCTACTGGCGGGATCACCTGAAGAGCTGGCTGCTGCTGTGGCAGTTGCTGAAAGTTATGGCAGTTATGTGATGGCTCACTCGTATCGTAAGGAGGCGATTTTGGGAGCGCTAGAAGCGGGTGTGAAATCCATCGAACACGGGTTCGCATTTGATTGTGAGATAGCGGAAATTATGAATGAGAAAGGCGCTTATATCACAACAAACTTGACGGCCTTTGACCCTGGATTAATGGATATACCTTCGATTAAAAATGTGCCGTCTAGCTACCGTAAAGCAAAATCAGCATCGGAAACGTTCAAAGGATATATTCCAAACATGAAGAAATGCCCCGTGAAACGTGGCTTTCAAACCGATTGTGTAGGGTCTGTCGATGATTGCAATATTCAAATCGCTTATGAAAAAAAACTCAATCATGATTTCTTTGGTCCGTTTGAGTCAATGAAGACGTTAACTTCAATCGGTGGCGAAATATCTACTTTAACCGGTGATTTTACCAACCCATACCCTGAAGCTAAGTTGGGTGTCATTGAAGAAGGTGCGTATGCGGATATTTTACTTTTAGATGGTAATCCACTTGAAGATTTCTCGGTGGTGGGGACAGGAGATAAATGGTTCGGGGCAGATAAACGCCCAGATAGTCCTGAGACGATTAAACTCATCATGAAAGATGGTGTTATCTACAAAAACACACTTTAG
- a CDS encoding hypothetical protein (COG3495) — MKRVILAFLTASSFGCFATETITLDWLNLIPKTEPVALSLPDLTDQQKNYLQEVLTLSRYSTPESKARIKAVEASLKEDGIDAFMYLNMRNKYIQAKQRAAESVTDAFDGQRIKIPGFLIPLEFSDAMVSTDFLLVPVAGACIHMPPPPANQIIRVSYPKGFQIRTVQFPVWVEGTITSNLQSEDLYIIDGTSHVTTGYTLAATEVIDYE, encoded by the coding sequence ATGAAGAGAGTAATATTAGCATTTCTCACAGCAAGCTCGTTTGGTTGTTTTGCAACAGAAACCATAACTCTTGATTGGCTGAACCTAATACCAAAAACTGAGCCGGTGGCGCTATCTTTACCTGATTTGACTGACCAACAAAAAAACTATCTTCAGGAAGTTTTAACCCTGTCTCGGTACAGCACACCAGAATCCAAAGCAAGAATTAAAGCAGTTGAGGCATCTCTGAAAGAAGATGGCATTGATGCTTTTATGTATTTGAATATGCGTAATAAGTACATACAAGCCAAACAACGTGCAGCAGAAAGTGTGACTGATGCCTTCGATGGACAGCGGATAAAAATTCCTGGATTCCTGATCCCATTAGAATTCTCGGATGCAATGGTTTCAACCGATTTTCTTTTGGTGCCAGTAGCAGGTGCTTGTATTCATATGCCTCCTCCTCCTGCGAATCAAATCATTAGAGTTTCGTACCCTAAAGGGTTTCAAATTAGAACCGTACAGTTCCCGGTGTGGGTTGAAGGAACGATTACGTCAAACCTCCAGTCAGAAGATCTCTATATCATCGATGGGACAAGTCATGTCACCACGGGGTATACATTAGCAGCAACAGAAGTAATAGATTATGAATGA
- a CDS encoding carbohydrate-selective porin OprB: MNMWFLTLSIVILSLSVMGKTFAANFGGPDTVGNTIANQKTQRLTWREQLTASGVTFGLDYNVMGLTSPNGAQGNTVDSASGVLRFYGQWDLVGRNSTNTGGLVWKIEHRHAFTDYAPKQYAFLSDLNGKEGLGYIGMIQPAYSDQGGRMTNFHWKQRFNSDKTSLIVGFQDVTDYVDAYALASPWTGFYNLAFQTGSGAIGLPDDGLLALSVGHMIIENYYLIAGVADANGRSDINDIFDGFDSFFNDNDYFTTLELGWTVSQEQIYTDNIHLTYWHIDATFNDDGSVRHSAKGSQGLNYSLSYFTTPQIMPFLRGGFSFQGDAALYETSISVGFGYFGLGSDNNNLGVALNWSQANEESWGTDDSQTVLEVYYNMQFGDYFQVTPDFQWINGPILSRESNTYVFGLRGRLFI; this comes from the coding sequence ATGAACATGTGGTTTCTTACTCTTTCTATCGTAATACTCTCATTGAGTGTGATGGGTAAAACCTTTGCTGCTAACTTCGGTGGCCCTGATACCGTGGGTAATACTATTGCAAATCAGAAAACACAGCGACTCACTTGGCGCGAGCAATTAACGGCATCGGGTGTCACTTTTGGTTTAGACTACAACGTCATGGGTTTAACTTCACCTAATGGCGCTCAAGGCAATACGGTAGATTCTGCAAGTGGTGTATTACGCTTTTATGGTCAGTGGGATCTGGTTGGTAGAAATTCTACAAACACTGGCGGACTAGTATGGAAAATCGAACATAGACATGCATTTACAGATTACGCGCCAAAACAGTATGCATTCCTGTCTGACCTCAATGGTAAAGAGGGTTTGGGATACATCGGAATGATTCAACCTGCTTATAGCGATCAGGGCGGTCGTATGACCAACTTTCACTGGAAACAACGCTTTAATAGCGATAAGACTTCTCTTATCGTTGGTTTTCAAGACGTCACTGACTACGTTGATGCATATGCCTTAGCAAGCCCTTGGACTGGATTTTATAACCTTGCGTTTCAGACCGGTTCAGGAGCAATAGGTTTGCCTGACGATGGATTACTCGCCCTTTCTGTCGGGCACATGATTATAGAGAATTATTACCTCATAGCAGGGGTAGCTGATGCGAACGGCCGTTCAGATATTAATGATATTTTTGATGGCTTTGACAGTTTTTTCAATGATAACGACTATTTCACTACACTCGAGTTGGGTTGGACAGTCTCCCAAGAGCAAATCTATACCGACAATATTCATCTGACTTATTGGCATATTGATGCCACATTTAATGATGATGGCTCAGTACGACACAGCGCTAAGGGCAGCCAAGGTTTAAATTACTCATTAAGTTACTTTACCACGCCGCAAATCATGCCCTTTCTTCGCGGAGGATTCTCTTTTCAGGGAGACGCTGCGCTTTATGAAACCTCTATCTCGGTTGGCTTTGGTTACTTTGGCCTAGGATCTGATAACAACAATCTTGGTGTTGCTCTTAACTGGAGCCAAGCAAACGAAGAGTCTTGGGGAACAGATGATAGTCAAACAGTACTAGAGGTATACTACAACATGCAGTTTGGCGACTATTTTCAAGTAACCCCTGACTTTCAATGGATTAATGGGCCTATTTTATCACGAGAGAGTAATACTTACGTGTTTGGGTTACGCGGAAGATTGTTCATTTAA
- a CDS encoding putative chondroitin ABC endolyase 1 precursor has protein sequence MKPHLLSYSLPVAFQTLSLCVAAALWTPDTQANADLTAQIESFEANALPADLSGQGISLTTERAIMGDQALVWSWDKADASITLKRHFSRLSDKEANEAKGVYSGYTQVLSFWLYNETPQDNDLRIRLGNASSFTDEFTINLNFSGWRAVGVSLNNDFNLGQNSSHAATMDLQQLRIQAPRGVASGTLIIDRIMVSVDDNRYQWSDEQVTTRYDVPEIDFGLSSPLPAVSQAELDDAEQIKASLIDAFSSNPGTIDSLESRFAQFEIEKNSQGVISGRHIITDKQQVIYQPDHLSPTDKPDFDQYALLGESDSSGDKLAGYAELMLDLGKAYHHAAFINDRERIADMYLLMTEHLLDQGYTHGSSLVTTHHWGYSGRWWYISALMMEQPLTQKSLLSPVYQALLWFSREFKESFDMALKPDSSNLDYFNTLSRQHLALLLLNPDDQERIALLHKFSQFFSGALAQTPPGTHDGLREDGTAWRHHGHYPGYAFPAFENAAHVSFMLKDSAFEIAEPALDKLKKAMIAGWHYSNPYVPLALSGRHPFTDLSVSRYNNGIKWLAQSYPILDRTLASIHLQVGNYSQAQSKAIFGEEVEPAALPQGSWSFNGGAFAVHRSGDKMAVIKGYNQDVWSAEIYTNDNRYGRYQSHGSVHVIPAGDPVDNGYQQNGWDWNRNPGATAIHLDYDQLESPKSSTLMLRSDEGLSGATSLDNRFTLFSFKHKAPQNLAQFEPTFVAEKHVLAAGNQLYLSGNGISNQDGQHATETTLFQLAMTPQSSGIWINGQHHDATSFTTELGSGDWIIDDNGVGYYLIEADKVKVRRGAQQSRHNKTKADTSGQFSSAWIDHGVAPANAGYQYVMVMDTTPAEMASLASAFATSPRFSTLERSLNGHVVNDRANNLFGYTSFAANDFSQGPVKHLGTASQLLVQQDKKEMSLSVSSLTLNIGEDDAPTQPVSIRIELTGKWDVDTQGINYYYQGNNTVVTVSSLFGQAATVALSQDGGNDGNGNGGDTGGGEDNGGDGNGNSGQPASGGSGGSSSALGLIMLAILAARRTRL, from the coding sequence ATGAAACCACATCTCCTCTCCTACTCGCTACCCGTAGCTTTTCAAACACTCTCTTTGTGCGTCGCCGCCGCGCTATGGACGCCGGATACTCAGGCCAATGCAGATCTCACCGCTCAAATCGAAAGCTTTGAGGCAAATGCTTTACCCGCTGATTTGAGTGGACAAGGCATAAGCCTCACCACCGAGCGTGCCATCATGGGTGATCAGGCACTTGTTTGGTCTTGGGACAAAGCCGATGCCTCGATCACGCTTAAACGCCACTTTTCCCGCCTCAGCGACAAAGAGGCCAACGAGGCCAAAGGCGTCTACAGCGGTTATACCCAGGTCCTGTCCTTCTGGCTCTACAACGAAACTCCGCAAGATAATGATCTGCGGATCCGGCTGGGCAACGCTTCGAGCTTTACCGACGAGTTTACCATTAACCTGAACTTTAGCGGTTGGCGAGCGGTGGGGGTTTCCCTCAACAATGATTTCAACCTCGGCCAAAACAGCTCGCACGCCGCAACGATGGATCTGCAGCAGCTCCGCATTCAGGCGCCGAGGGGCGTCGCCAGCGGCACGCTGATCATTGACCGTATCATGGTCTCGGTCGATGACAATCGCTATCAGTGGTCTGACGAACAGGTCACCACCCGCTACGACGTACCTGAAATTGACTTTGGCCTGAGCTCCCCTTTGCCGGCAGTCAGCCAAGCCGAACTGGATGATGCCGAACAGATCAAAGCCAGCTTGATCGACGCATTTTCCAGCAACCCCGGCACGATTGACAGCCTGGAATCTCGCTTTGCCCAGTTTGAAATTGAAAAAAACTCGCAGGGGGTGATCTCCGGTCGCCATATCATTACCGACAAACAACAAGTTATCTATCAACCCGACCACCTTTCGCCAACCGACAAACCAGACTTTGATCAGTATGCACTGCTTGGCGAAAGCGACAGCAGTGGTGACAAGCTCGCTGGCTACGCAGAGCTGATGTTAGATCTCGGCAAGGCCTATCACCACGCTGCCTTCATCAACGATCGGGAGCGAATCGCCGACATGTACCTGCTGATGACAGAGCATTTGCTCGATCAGGGCTATACACACGGCAGTAGCCTTGTCACTACCCACCACTGGGGTTACAGCGGAAGGTGGTGGTATATTTCTGCGCTGATGATGGAACAACCACTGACCCAAAAAAGCCTACTGTCACCCGTATATCAGGCCCTGCTGTGGTTCTCCCGCGAGTTCAAGGAAAGCTTCGATATGGCGTTGAAACCTGATAGTTCTAACCTGGACTATTTCAACACCCTATCCCGCCAGCATCTGGCACTGTTGCTGCTCAACCCTGACGACCAAGAGCGGATTGCCCTGCTGCATAAATTCAGCCAATTCTTTTCCGGTGCGCTGGCCCAAACCCCGCCGGGTACCCACGACGGGCTGCGTGAGGATGGCACTGCATGGCGCCACCATGGCCATTACCCCGGCTACGCATTCCCGGCCTTTGAAAATGCCGCCCATGTCAGCTTCATGCTAAAAGATTCAGCATTCGAAATTGCCGAACCGGCACTCGACAAGCTGAAAAAAGCCATGATTGCTGGCTGGCACTACAGCAACCCGTATGTTCCCCTTGCCCTGTCCGGCCGCCATCCGTTTACCGATCTCAGCGTCAGCCGCTACAACAACGGCATCAAATGGCTGGCCCAGAGCTACCCGATACTGGATCGCACCCTGGCTTCGATTCACCTCCAGGTAGGCAATTACAGCCAAGCACAGAGCAAGGCAATTTTTGGCGAGGAGGTTGAGCCGGCCGCGCTGCCTCAGGGCAGCTGGAGCTTCAACGGCGGTGCATTTGCCGTCCACCGCAGCGGGGACAAAATGGCAGTTATCAAAGGCTATAACCAAGATGTCTGGTCGGCGGAAATCTATACCAATGACAACCGCTACGGCCGCTATCAGAGCCACGGCAGCGTACACGTGATCCCCGCGGGTGATCCGGTCGATAACGGCTACCAGCAAAACGGCTGGGACTGGAACCGCAACCCCGGCGCGACAGCTATCCATCTCGACTATGACCAGCTGGAAAGCCCGAAGTCTTCGACCCTCATGCTGCGATCGGATGAAGGCCTGAGCGGGGCCACCTCGCTGGACAATCGCTTCACCCTGTTTAGTTTCAAGCACAAGGCCCCACAAAACCTAGCCCAGTTCGAGCCGACTTTTGTTGCCGAAAAACATGTGCTTGCCGCTGGCAACCAGCTGTACCTGAGCGGCAACGGGATCAGCAACCAAGACGGCCAGCATGCCACCGAAACGACCCTGTTCCAATTGGCAATGACACCGCAATCCTCAGGAATTTGGATCAACGGCCAGCATCATGACGCCACGAGCTTCACCACCGAGCTAGGCAGCGGCGACTGGATCATCGATGACAACGGGGTTGGCTATTACCTGATCGAAGCCGACAAGGTGAAGGTGCGCCGCGGCGCCCAGCAGTCACGCCACAACAAGACCAAGGCTGACACTAGCGGGCAATTCTCGTCGGCATGGATAGATCATGGCGTAGCCCCCGCTAATGCCGGCTACCAATATGTCATGGTCATGGATACCACCCCAGCCGAGATGGCCAGCCTCGCCAGTGCGTTTGCGACCTCCCCTCGCTTTAGCACTCTCGAGCGCAGCCTCAACGGCCACGTAGTCAACGATCGCGCCAACAACCTCTTCGGTTACACCAGCTTTGCAGCCAACGATTTCAGCCAAGGGCCGGTGAAACACCTTGGAACCGCCAGTCAACTTCTGGTGCAGCAGGACAAGAAAGAGATGTCACTCAGCGTCTCCTCATTGACGCTCAACATCGGTGAAGATGACGCCCCCACCCAGCCGGTCTCGATTCGCATTGAGCTGACCGGGAAATGGGATGTCGATACCCAGGGGATCAACTACTACTACCAAGGCAACAATACCGTGGTGACGGTTTCGAGTCTGTTCGGCCAAGCTGCCACCGTTGCCCTGAGCCAGGACGGCGGCAACGACGGTAACGGCAACGGCGGCGATACCGGAGGCGGAGAGGATAACGGAGGAGACGGCAATGGCAACAGCGGCCAGCCAGCCTCTGGCGGCAGCGGCGGCTCCAGCTCGGCCTTAGGCCTGATCATGTTGGCTATATTGGCCGCAAGAAGAACCAGGTTGTAA
- a CDS encoding putative lipoprotein, protein MDGNMKLRYCALAIATVLTGCGSDSENPAQGNNGQDFKAPIASSVAISGDALVGSTLTGKYTFTDPNYSPRPEGDSQYQWRQADGDADTGNDKVLGESQTLALTDSEFGQNVYFCVTPAAEGNVNIIGEEKCSASVNVQSGAGEKPQADNVIIDNTAPTVGETLTGDYTYSDPDGDAEAISRFVWKSNGKDIDGANQQGFTLTATQEGVSIQFCVTPVSENPDGLPNYPVTGDQACSDATTAVAAKQGSAPVASAVTTSGDHTVGSIVTGQYSYQDDDNDLEGETIIAWKRDSVVLPSETASSYTLTVDDKGASVEFCVTPVAATGLPKQGSEVCADPITDVTEPVGDVPTITLGDVASDGDVQLAQVGDTLTGSYQYQPSSSGAADDSKAVWKAGDQVIASATCTTGQVCDLTIGEQQLGQTLTYCVTPKATDSQPGTEQCSPALDTFGIRMSGKLEFGQDLEADIVGYTNAQLSWKVDTSNTDGPAGDSSRVEVATGSIYTIGQEVLANITPEFESSTGNNNGMIDDADWDQAIRASVVDSTTVNAAHYVGKDVELCVTSTEQPQPQCLLASAQPTVSGGVIYNKDDFNLRAIEPVREVTFKGAVYHRPLSFAEMQTGSGSDFGPLMPKAHYSQTAMGIDWASLKLEHTDGTKPGLEVCLNLYKQDETDSSTWFLPASRSDSAYLPNGFEAEGNQLPVDDVNTYLIKLANIYNTKDSVVGQGIVGNLQGTASPIFGWVTNSAGNTPFWSATKPNSNLEQANSVKFYDSGSSGNNAVGNGRFVTCVRAAG, encoded by the coding sequence ATGGATGGAAATATGAAACTCAGATATTGCGCATTAGCCATCGCAACCGTATTAACTGGCTGTGGTTCCGACAGTGAAAATCCCGCCCAAGGCAATAACGGACAAGATTTTAAAGCGCCGATCGCTTCCTCGGTTGCTATCAGCGGGGACGCACTTGTCGGCTCAACGTTGACAGGCAAATACACCTTTACCGATCCGAACTATTCACCGCGCCCGGAAGGTGACAGCCAGTATCAATGGCGTCAGGCAGATGGCGACGCCGATACCGGCAATGACAAAGTACTGGGTGAAAGCCAGACACTTGCCCTGACGGATAGTGAGTTCGGCCAAAATGTCTACTTCTGTGTTACCCCTGCCGCGGAAGGTAACGTGAATATCATCGGGGAAGAAAAGTGCTCGGCGTCGGTTAACGTACAGAGCGGTGCCGGCGAAAAGCCCCAGGCGGACAACGTCATTATCGACAACACGGCTCCAACCGTTGGCGAAACCCTGACAGGCGACTACACCTATAGTGATCCTGACGGTGATGCCGAGGCAATAAGCCGATTTGTCTGGAAGAGCAACGGCAAGGACATTGATGGCGCCAACCAGCAAGGCTTCACCCTCACCGCAACCCAGGAAGGTGTCTCGATCCAGTTTTGTGTCACCCCTGTTTCAGAAAACCCTGATGGTTTGCCGAACTATCCGGTGACCGGCGATCAAGCCTGCTCGGATGCGACTACCGCGGTTGCCGCCAAGCAAGGCTCGGCACCGGTAGCCTCTGCCGTAACCACCTCGGGCGATCACACGGTCGGCTCAATCGTCACCGGCCAATATAGCTACCAAGACGATGACAATGATCTGGAAGGCGAAACGATCATTGCCTGGAAGCGCGACAGCGTGGTACTGCCAAGCGAGACGGCATCTAGCTATACACTGACGGTGGATGACAAAGGCGCCAGTGTGGAATTTTGTGTCACTCCTGTCGCTGCCACAGGGCTACCGAAACAAGGCAGTGAAGTCTGTGCCGATCCAATTACCGATGTGACAGAGCCGGTCGGCGACGTTCCAACCATCACCCTTGGTGATGTCGCCAGTGACGGTGATGTCCAGCTCGCCCAAGTCGGCGATACACTGACCGGCAGTTACCAGTATCAGCCATCAAGCTCTGGGGCCGCCGATGATTCGAAGGCCGTGTGGAAGGCCGGTGACCAAGTCATTGCCAGCGCAACCTGCACCACCGGCCAAGTTTGTGATCTGACTATCGGCGAACAGCAGCTGGGCCAGACCCTGACGTACTGCGTCACCCCCAAGGCAACCGACAGCCAGCCGGGTACCGAGCAATGCTCACCGGCACTGGATACCTTCGGCATTCGTATGAGCGGCAAGCTGGAGTTTGGCCAGGATCTTGAAGCTGACATTGTCGGCTACACCAACGCCCAGTTGTCATGGAAGGTCGATACATCCAATACCGATGGGCCTGCTGGAGATAGCTCGAGGGTAGAAGTTGCAACCGGCTCTATCTATACCATCGGACAAGAGGTATTGGCTAACATCACCCCAGAGTTTGAAAGCAGCACGGGTAACAACAACGGCATGATTGATGATGCCGACTGGGATCAGGCAATACGAGCGAGCGTCGTTGACTCAACCACAGTCAATGCAGCCCACTACGTCGGTAAAGACGTTGAGCTGTGCGTGACAAGCACCGAGCAGCCACAGCCGCAGTGCCTGTTGGCCTCGGCCCAGCCGACTGTCAGCGGCGGGGTGATCTACAACAAGGATGACTTTAACCTGCGGGCTATCGAGCCGGTTCGTGAAGTCACCTTCAAGGGTGCCGTTTACCACCGCCCACTTTCTTTTGCCGAAATGCAGACGGGCTCGGGCAGTGACTTCGGCCCGCTGATGCCAAAAGCCCACTACAGCCAAACCGCTATGGGCATTGACTGGGCAAGCCTGAAACTAGAGCATACCGACGGGACCAAGCCTGGCCTGGAAGTCTGCCTCAACCTGTATAAGCAAGATGAAACTGATAGCAGCACATGGTTCCTGCCTGCCAGCCGCAGTGACAGCGCCTATCTGCCAAATGGCTTCGAGGCTGAGGGGAATCAGCTACCAGTCGATGACGTTAACACCTACCTCATCAAGCTGGCCAATATCTACAACACCAAAGACAGTGTGGTCGGCCAAGGCATTGTCGGTAACCTGCAAGGCACGGCATCGCCAATATTCGGCTGGGTCACCAACAGCGCAGGCAATACCCCATTCTGGAGTGCAACCAAGCCCAACTCCAACCTAGAGCAGGCCAACTCGGTCAAGTTCTACGACAGTGGCTCATCGGGCAACAATGCCGTCGGCAACGGCCGCTTTGTCACCTGCGTCCGCGCTGCAGGCTAG